From a single Deinococcota bacterium genomic region:
- a CDS encoding M23 family metallopeptidase produces the protein MAGGLAVLGTRRGRLVALALLGLLFAAVAWSQVRQSPPRVWAELPEGVTAGEPFGLFLSADRPVVYRLRYGEQAFEEVAQDLRLELVGLLGEHELEVVAEDGSGAESRWGYRVLGLAPLRPLVGVPGAVVPGQPFAVQVEWAVPDETLTGLSISLDGEALTVFRGASGATAVASIPLGAGAGSREVTVVLGDSYGRRTAVTRKLAVTAGSSPVQLVNMPKSTLSVVTPENQAREAEVLAAAYEDPERALAPLWAEPFSLPAQGRFTSPFGLPRRYLAGGKVSYHHGTDIAAPQGTPVYAANAGLVVVADFYPIRGGLVVIDHGAGVHSLYFHQSRLHVEIGDEVTRGQTIGEIGTTGLSTGPHLHWEMRVRGVSTDPLAWVDKVWP, from the coding sequence GTGGCCGGAGGTCTGGCGGTGCTCGGCACGCGCCGCGGGCGCCTCGTCGCCCTGGCACTGCTCGGCCTTCTGTTTGCCGCCGTGGCCTGGTCGCAGGTCCGTCAGAGCCCGCCGCGGGTCTGGGCCGAGTTGCCCGAAGGGGTCACGGCGGGCGAGCCCTTCGGCCTGTTCTTGAGCGCCGACAGGCCGGTGGTCTACCGGCTGCGCTACGGCGAGCAGGCTTTCGAAGAGGTCGCGCAGGACTTGCGGCTCGAGCTCGTCGGCCTCCTGGGTGAGCACGAGCTCGAGGTCGTCGCCGAGGACGGCTCGGGCGCCGAGAGCCGGTGGGGCTACCGCGTTCTCGGTTTGGCGCCCCTCCGGCCGCTCGTCGGCGTGCCGGGGGCGGTGGTGCCGGGCCAGCCCTTCGCGGTCCAGGTCGAGTGGGCGGTGCCCGACGAGACGCTGACCGGCCTGAGCATCAGTCTGGACGGGGAGGCGCTCACGGTCTTCCGGGGCGCGAGTGGCGCCACGGCCGTCGCCAGCATTCCCCTCGGCGCCGGGGCGGGCAGCCGCGAGGTCACGGTGGTGCTGGGGGACAGCTACGGCCGCCGGACGGCCGTCACCCGCAAGCTCGCCGTGACGGCCGGCTCGAGCCCGGTCCAGCTCGTCAACATGCCAAAGAGCACCCTGAGCGTCGTCACGCCGGAAAATCAGGCTCGCGAGGCCGAGGTGCTGGCGGCTGCCTATGAGGACCCTGAGAGGGCGCTGGCGCCGCTGTGGGCGGAGCCCTTCAGCTTGCCCGCCCAAGGGCGCTTCACCAGCCCCTTCGGTCTGCCCCGGCGCTACCTTGCGGGCGGCAAGGTGTCGTATCACCACGGCACCGACATCGCCGCGCCGCAGGGCACGCCCGTCTATGCCGCCAACGCCGGCCTGGTCGTGGTGGCCGACTTCTACCCGATACGCGGCGGCCTCGTCGTCATCGACCACGGCGCGGGCGTTCACTCCCTCTACTTTCACCAGTCGCGCCTGCACGTGGAGATCGGCGACGAGGTGACGCGGGGGCAGACCATCGGCGAGATAGGCACGACCGGGCTGTCGACCGGGCCGCACCTGCACTGGGAGATGCGCGTGCGCGGCGTCTCGACCGATCCGCTGGCCTGGGTGGACAAGGTTTGGCCCTAG
- the hpt gene encoding hypoxanthine phosphoribosyltransferase translates to MTERGVSEKDGSIFRAGEGQVQLSAEAIAARIAELGREIAGDYRGQPLHLICVLNGAFIFMADLVRAIPIPVTTDFIAVSSYGSRTESSGEVRLVKDLDQSLKNKHVLLVEDIVDTGLTMRYLLSYLQGRGPLSVKVVTLLSKPSRRQVEVPIDYQGFEIEDAYVYGYGLDRAHFDRNIPFITSRKSG, encoded by the coding sequence ATGACTGAGAGGGGCGTGAGCGAGAAAGACGGCAGCATCTTCCGGGCTGGTGAGGGCCAGGTGCAGCTGAGCGCCGAGGCCATCGCCGCGCGCATCGCCGAGCTCGGCCGGGAGATCGCCGGCGATTACCGGGGCCAGCCCCTGCACCTCATCTGCGTCTTGAACGGCGCCTTTATCTTCATGGCCGACCTGGTGCGGGCGATTCCCATCCCCGTCACCACCGACTTTATCGCGGTGTCGAGCTACGGCTCGCGCACCGAGTCCTCGGGCGAGGTGAGGCTGGTCAAGGACCTCGACCAGTCTTTGAAGAACAAGCACGTCCTGCTGGTCGAGGACATCGTCGATACCGGTCTCACCATGAGGTACCTGCTTTCGTACTTGCAGGGCCGCGGACCGCTCTCGGTCAAGGTGGTGACGCTGCTCTCCAAGCCCTCGCGGCGCCAAGTCGAGGTGCCTATCGACTACCAGGGTTTCGAGATCGAGGATGCCTACGTCTACGGCTACGGCTTGGACCGCGCTCACTTCGACCGCAACATCCCCTTCATCACCAGCCGGAAGAGCGGCTAG